The Pseudosulfitobacter pseudonitzschiae genome includes a region encoding these proteins:
- a CDS encoding fructose bisphosphate aldolase has protein sequence MSKTSDQYAQMQTGAGFIAALDQSGGSTPKALGLYGVDANDYATEEEMFDEIQKMRERIILADDFNGKKVIGAILFERTMTESIEGKKVPDYLWDNCNVVPFLKIDKGLEDEADGVQLMKPMPALDTTLQAAAKAGIFGTKERSVVNIANADGIEKVVAQQFEVARQVVAAGLVPIIEPEVNIHSETKAQAEDMLKAALLKHLDTLAEGDDVMLKLTIPSNAGLYDDLADHARVVRVVALSGGYSTDEACEKLGKNTKMIASFSRALTEGLQRAMSDAEFNTALGSNIDKIYRASI, from the coding sequence ATGTCCAAGACCTCAGACCAATACGCGCAGATGCAAACCGGCGCAGGCTTTATCGCCGCACTGGACCAATCGGGCGGCTCGACGCCAAAGGCGCTGGGGCTTTATGGTGTGGATGCCAACGACTACGCCACCGAAGAAGAAATGTTCGACGAAATACAGAAGATGCGGGAACGGATCATTCTGGCTGACGACTTCAACGGCAAGAAGGTGATTGGTGCGATCCTGTTTGAACGCACCATGACCGAAAGCATCGAAGGCAAAAAGGTGCCCGACTATCTTTGGGACAACTGCAACGTGGTGCCGTTCCTGAAAATCGACAAAGGTCTGGAGGACGAGGCGGACGGCGTGCAACTGATGAAGCCGATGCCCGCGCTGGACACCACTTTGCAAGCCGCCGCCAAGGCCGGCATTTTCGGGACCAAGGAGCGTTCGGTCGTTAACATCGCCAATGCGGACGGGATCGAAAAGGTCGTGGCCCAGCAATTCGAAGTAGCCCGTCAGGTGGTCGCCGCCGGACTGGTGCCGATCATCGAACCCGAGGTGAACATCCACTCCGAGACCAAGGCGCAGGCCGAAGACATGCTGAAAGCGGCGCTGCTGAAGCATCTGGACACTTTGGCCGAAGGTGACGATGTGATGCTGAAACTGACCATCCCGAGTAACGCAGGGCTTTATGATGATCTGGCGGATCATGCGCGTGTTGTGCGGGTCGTGGCGCTGTCGGGTGGCTATAGCACCGATGAGGCTTGCGAAAAGCTGGGTAAGAACACCAAGATGATCGCCAGCTTCAGCCGTGCGCTGACCGAAGGGTTGCAGCGTGCGATGTCCGACGCCGAATTCAACACGGCGCTTGGGAGCAATATCGACAAGATCTATCGCGCGTCGATCTGA
- a CDS encoding DUF4345 family protein, producing MIGVFNVMAALATVAFGLFGFVAPRFTADTLDLAPTTSTMGLSEIRASVGGLFVVSGLAALWLGEPLAYVMLGFAYAGAASGRVLSLFLDKPPLKKLMVFGGIETALAGWLIVANIV from the coding sequence ATGATTGGTGTATTCAACGTGATGGCTGCCCTTGCCACGGTTGCTTTTGGCCTGTTCGGTTTTGTTGCACCACGCTTTACCGCCGACACGCTGGATCTGGCACCGACCACCAGTACAATGGGCCTGAGCGAAATCCGTGCCTCGGTAGGTGGGTTGTTTGTGGTGTCGGGCCTTGCCGCATTGTGGTTGGGGGAACCGCTGGCCTATGTGATGCTGGGCTTTGCCTATGCGGGGGCCGCGTCCGGGCGGGTTCTGTCATTGTTTCTGGACAAGCCGCCGTTGAAAAAACTGATGGTGTTCGGCGGAATCGAGACAGCTTTGGCCGGTTGGTTGATCGTGGCCAACATTGTTTGA
- a CDS encoding DinB family protein codes for MIDKSYVATMARYNAWQNSQLTDIVTHMDHEALELDRGAFFGSILGTLNHLLWGDRIWLNRFGADVDAPELPLAQSAALTPTVAAWGAERFQVDGRLTIWADGLHNLDLAGGLTWFSGSVKTKVTRPFAECVVHMFNHQTHHRGQVHAMLTAAGQSAPVSDLFIMNTQNGR; via the coding sequence GTGATCGACAAAAGCTATGTCGCGACAATGGCGCGCTATAACGCATGGCAGAACAGCCAGTTGACCGACATCGTCACACATATGGACCACGAGGCGCTGGAACTGGATCGCGGTGCGTTCTTCGGCTCGATCCTTGGCACGTTGAACCATCTGCTGTGGGGGGACCGGATATGGCTGAACCGCTTTGGTGCGGATGTGGATGCGCCCGAGCTGCCGCTGGCCCAAAGTGCGGCACTGACACCGACCGTTGCCGCTTGGGGCGCCGAGCGGTTTCAGGTGGACGGGCGACTGACAATCTGGGCCGACGGGTTGCACAATCTTGACCTTGCGGGCGGGCTGACGTGGTTTTCTGGCAGCGTTAAGACCAAAGTGACGCGGCCATTTGCCGAATGCGTGGTGCATATGTTCAACCACCAGACCCATCACCGTGGTCAGGTACATGCGATGCTGACCGCAGCGGGGCAATCGGCACCTGTCAGCGACCTGTTCATAATGAACACGCAAAACGGCAGGTGA
- the chrA gene encoding chromate efflux transporter — protein sequence MFRIFGRIGLLSFGGPAAQIALMHSELVERHKWLSEQDYLRALSLCMMLPGPEAMQLATYAGWRLRGVAGGLLGGLLFVVPGAVVIMALALGYVYFGTLPLVQAAFVGIKAAVIVVVVQALLRVSAKALLGPAAWGLAGLAFLALFAFGVPYPLVILGAGLFGAIRARDTAAQPFPPVTTSRPLRTIALWGSLWVAPLALVWALGHSFLLQLGLFFSKLAVVTFGGAYAVLAYMTQTVVQDFGWIDTGQMIDALGLAETTPGPLILVTEFVALLAGFAQGGPGMAILAGLLALWVTFTPCFLWIFLAGPFLDTLSGRPRLAAALQAITAAVVGVILNLSVWFALHVLFETVHVMGVMPLPDLATLNMTALALTMLAAVLLLWIRCSLPVTLALTATAGLLAGMIVG from the coding sequence ATGTTTCGCATCTTTGGCCGCATCGGTCTGCTGAGTTTTGGCGGCCCCGCAGCACAGATTGCCCTGATGCACTCCGAACTGGTCGAGCGCCACAAATGGCTGAGCGAACAGGATTACCTGCGCGCCTTGTCGCTGTGTATGATGTTGCCCGGCCCCGAGGCGATGCAGCTTGCCACCTATGCAGGCTGGCGCCTGCGCGGCGTGGCCGGTGGGTTGCTGGGCGGGCTGTTGTTCGTGGTGCCGGGGGCTGTGGTGATCATGGCGCTGGCGTTGGGCTATGTGTATTTTGGGACGCTGCCGCTGGTGCAGGCGGCTTTTGTTGGCATCAAGGCTGCGGTGATCGTCGTGGTGGTTCAGGCATTGCTGAGGGTCAGCGCCAAGGCACTGTTAGGCCCCGCCGCGTGGGGGCTGGCGGGGCTGGCGTTTTTGGCGCTGTTTGCCTTTGGTGTGCCCTATCCTTTGGTGATCCTTGGCGCGGGTCTGTTTGGCGCAATACGCGCGCGTGACACCGCAGCACAGCCCTTTCCGCCCGTGACAACCAGCCGCCCGCTGCGTACCATCGCCCTGTGGGGTTCGCTCTGGGTCGCGCCGCTGGCACTGGTCTGGGCGCTGGGGCACAGCTTTTTGCTGCAACTGGGCCTGTTCTTTTCCAAACTCGCGGTGGTCACTTTTGGCGGTGCCTATGCGGTTCTGGCCTATATGACGCAAACAGTGGTGCAGGATTTTGGCTGGATCGACACCGGACAAATGATCGACGCGCTGGGATTGGCCGAAACCACGCCGGGGCCGCTGATTCTGGTAACTGAATTTGTTGCACTGCTGGCGGGCTTTGCCCAAGGCGGGCCGGGCATGGCGATTCTGGCGGGGCTTCTGGCACTATGGGTCACGTTTACGCCCTGTTTTTTGTGGATTTTTCTCGCTGGTCCCTTTCTGGACACGCTGTCGGGACGCCCCAGACTGGCCGCAGCCTTGCAGGCGATCACCGCCGCCGTCGTCGGAGTGATCCTGAACCTGTCAGTCTGGTTTGCCCTGCATGTGCTGTTTGAAACGGTACATGTCATGGGCGTGATGCCCCTGCCCGATCTTGCCACGTTGAACATGACCGCCCTGGCGCTGACCATGCTGGCCGCTGTTTTGCTGCTGTGGATACGGTGCAGCTTGCCCGTCACGCTGGCGCTTACGGCGACGGCGGGTCTGCTTGCAGGTATGATCGTCGGATAA
- a CDS encoding cytochrome P450 — protein sequence MIQPPKPPNRPDKVSLWRYVRLFRRDLLSAQPARLYRAWMAEFRTPFFRSYLLNQPDLVDLVLKERPDDFPKSNRISEGLRPLLGNSVFLTNGEIWKRQRRIIDPAFEGGRLRDTFAAMWDAADAAAARLDKRAGQVLEIEAETSHAAADVIFRTLFSIPIEHEVATEVFDEFRSFQRSQPILNLAARIRHLITELTRGRMEAIQEGTAPDDLATKIMTTADPQTGQTFDTEEMVDQVAIFFLAGHETSASALAWALYLMALYPEWQDRLATEAQALDAPDFAVMSKLRLSRDVFRETLRLYPPVPMMVREAACPEHFRNRDVPKGSQLVLSPWHLHRHERLWDRPDNFDPDRWHTENGKTCARSAYMPFSAGARVCTGAGFAMVEGPLILSRILRDFRVTLTDAPPPMPVAHLTVRSERGIPLMVSRR from the coding sequence ATGATACAGCCACCAAAACCGCCCAACCGTCCAGACAAAGTCTCGCTTTGGCGCTATGTGCGCTTGTTCCGGCGCGATCTTTTGTCGGCGCAACCGGCGCGGCTGTACCGCGCATGGATGGCCGAGTTTCGCACACCGTTCTTCCGGTCCTACCTGCTGAACCAGCCCGATCTGGTCGATCTGGTGTTGAAAGAACGCCCCGACGATTTCCCCAAATCAAATCGCATCAGCGAAGGGCTGCGGCCGCTGCTGGGCAATTCGGTGTTCCTGACCAATGGCGAGATATGGAAACGCCAGCGCCGCATCATCGACCCCGCATTTGAAGGCGGACGGTTGCGCGACACTTTTGCCGCAATGTGGGACGCCGCCGACGCCGCGGCGGCGCGGCTGGACAAGCGCGCGGGGCAGGTGCTCGAGATCGAGGCCGAGACCAGCCATGCCGCCGCCGATGTGATCTTTCGTACGCTGTTTTCCATTCCCATCGAACACGAGGTCGCCACCGAGGTTTTCGACGAATTCCGCAGCTTTCAACGCAGCCAGCCGATCCTGAACCTTGCCGCGCGCATCCGCCATCTAATCACAGAACTGACCCGCGGCCGGATGGAGGCGATACAAGAGGGCACGGCCCCTGACGATCTGGCGACCAAAATCATGACCACCGCCGATCCGCAGACCGGCCAGACCTTCGACACCGAAGAAATGGTGGATCAGGTGGCGATCTTTTTCCTTGCTGGCCACGAAACCAGTGCTTCGGCATTGGCTTGGGCGCTGTATCTGATGGCACTTTATCCTGAATGGCAGGACAGGCTGGCAACAGAGGCACAGGCGCTGGACGCCCCCGATTTTGCGGTGATGTCCAAACTGCGCCTGTCGCGCGATGTGTTCCGCGAGACGCTGCGCCTGTATCCACCGGTGCCGATGATGGTCCGTGAAGCGGCGTGCCCCGAACATTTCCGCAACCGTGACGTGCCCAAGGGCAGCCAGTTGGTTCTTAGCCCATGGCACCTGCACCGGCACGAACGGCTGTGGGACAGACCGGATAACTTTGACCCCGACCGCTGGCACACCGAGAATGGCAAGACCTGCGCGCGCAGTGCCTATATGCCGTTTTCCGCAGGCGCGCGGGTGTGTACGGGTGCGGGTTTTGCGATGGTCGAAGGGCCGCTGATCCTGTCGCGGATATTGCGCGACTTCCGCGTCACCCTGACCGACGCACCGCCGCCTATGCCCGTGGCACACCTGACTGTGCGCTCGGAAAGAGGCATTCCGCTGATGGTGTCACGCCGCTGA
- the fumC gene encoding class II fumarate hydratase — MSQTRTETDSFGPLEVPSDKYWGAQTQRSILNFPIGWEKQPVAIVRALGVIKKACAAVNLEFGDLDAELAPAIDQAAQEVIDGKFDDNFPLVVWQTGSGTQSNMNANEVISNRAIEIMGGEMGSKTPVHPNDHCNMGQSSNDTFPTAMHVAIGMVARDTLLPGLRKLHDALAAKSDEFKDIIKIGRTHTQDATPLTLGQEFGGYAHQVAKGIARVEACLPDIYELAQGGTAVGTGLNTRKGFAEKVAGEIAAITGLPFVTAPNKFEALAAHDAMVMFSGALKTVAASLFKIANDMRLLGSGPRSGLGELILPENEPGSSIMPGKVNPTQAEALTMVCAHVMGNDAAVGFAGSQGHFELNVYNPMMSYNVLQSMQLLGDAAGSFTDNMVVGTQANVARIDKLMKESLMLVTALAPTIGYDNATKVAKTAHKNGTTLKEEAIALGFVDAETFDRVVRPENMIGPK; from the coding sequence ATGTCCCAAACCCGCACCGAAACCGACAGCTTCGGCCCTCTCGAAGTTCCTTCGGACAAGTATTGGGGCGCGCAAACGCAACGCTCGATCCTGAACTTTCCCATCGGCTGGGAAAAACAACCCGTTGCCATCGTCCGTGCATTGGGCGTGATCAAGAAGGCCTGCGCTGCCGTTAATCTGGAATTCGGTGATCTGGATGCAGAGCTGGCCCCTGCCATCGACCAAGCCGCGCAAGAGGTGATTGACGGAAAATTCGATGACAACTTTCCATTGGTGGTATGGCAGACCGGATCGGGCACCCAGTCCAACATGAACGCAAACGAAGTCATCTCGAACCGTGCAATCGAGATCATGGGCGGCGAAATGGGATCAAAAACCCCCGTCCACCCCAACGATCATTGTAATATGGGCCAGTCGTCAAACGATACTTTCCCCACGGCAATGCATGTGGCCATTGGCATGGTGGCCCGCGACACGCTATTGCCCGGTCTGCGCAAGCTGCATGACGCACTGGCCGCCAAATCGGACGAATTCAAAGACATCATCAAGATCGGCCGCACCCACACCCAAGACGCCACGCCGCTGACGCTGGGACAGGAATTCGGCGGCTACGCCCATCAGGTCGCCAAAGGCATCGCACGGGTCGAAGCCTGCCTGCCCGATATCTATGAACTGGCGCAGGGCGGCACAGCCGTAGGCACCGGACTGAACACCCGCAAGGGCTTTGCCGAGAAAGTCGCAGGCGAGATCGCCGCGATCACCGGCTTGCCTTTTGTGACCGCGCCCAACAAATTCGAGGCGTTGGCCGCTCATGACGCAATGGTCATGTTCTCGGGGGCGCTCAAGACCGTGGCCGCGTCACTGTTCAAAATTGCCAACGACATGCGGTTGCTGGGCTCCGGCCCGCGTTCGGGCTTGGGCGAACTGATCCTACCGGAAAACGAGCCTGGATCGTCGATTATGCCCGGCAAGGTAAACCCGACGCAGGCCGAGGCGCTGACGATGGTTTGTGCGCATGTGATGGGCAACGATGCAGCCGTGGGCTTTGCAGGGTCACAAGGCCACTTCGAGCTGAATGTCTACAATCCGATGATGAGCTATAATGTGCTTCAATCAATGCAGTTGCTGGGTGACGCGGCAGGCAGCTTTACCGACAATATGGTCGTCGGCACGCAGGCGAACGTCGCGCGGATCGACAAGCTGATGAAGGAATCGCTGATGCTGGTGACGGCACTGGCCCCCACAATCGGCTATGACAACGCCACCAAGGTAGCGAAAACCGCGCACAAGAACGGCACGACGCTGAAAGAAGAAGCGATTGCGCTGGGTTTTGTCGATGCCGAAACCTTTGACCGTGTGGTGCGCCCCGAAAACATGATCGGCCCCAAGTAA
- a CDS encoding DUF4169 family protein, with product MNLNKARKAKARAEKSAQADVNAVKFGRTKAQKDSARKEADRALRALHNHKRDP from the coding sequence GTGAACCTGAACAAGGCCCGCAAAGCCAAAGCCCGTGCCGAGAAATCTGCGCAGGCCGACGTGAATGCGGTGAAGTTCGGGCGCACCAAAGCGCAAAAAGACAGCGCGCGCAAAGAGGCCGACAGAGCCCTGCGCGCGCTGCACAACCACAAACGCGATCCATGA
- a CDS encoding cytochrome c biogenesis CcdA family protein, which translates to MYELTIIDAALLPAMLIALVAGVFSFLSPCVLPIVPPYLAYMSGVTLNDMDSVAAGRRRAVIAALFFVMGLSTVFLLLGFTASAFGAFFLQNQIVFSRISGVVVIIFGLHFLNVFRIPFLDQEARLDVGDKGGSSFGAYVLGLAFAFGWTPCIGPQLGAILSLAASEASVARGTVLLGVYAAGLGIPFLLAAMFITRAMGLMNRIKRHMKLIERIMGLLLVVVGLALVTGAFTWFSFWLLETFPVLSTLG; encoded by the coding sequence ATGTATGAACTGACCATCATCGATGCAGCCCTGCTGCCTGCTATGTTGATCGCACTTGTCGCGGGTGTGTTCAGCTTTCTCAGCCCCTGCGTTCTTCCGATTGTGCCACCCTATCTGGCCTACATGAGCGGGGTGACACTGAACGATATGGACAGCGTCGCGGCGGGCCGCAGGCGGGCGGTGATTGCCGCGCTGTTTTTCGTCATGGGGCTGAGCACGGTGTTTTTGCTGCTGGGCTTTACAGCCTCCGCCTTTGGCGCATTTTTTCTACAAAACCAGATCGTCTTTTCCAGAATTTCAGGCGTCGTGGTGATCATCTTTGGTCTGCATTTTCTGAACGTCTTTCGCATCCCGTTTCTGGATCAAGAGGCGCGGCTGGATGTCGGTGACAAAGGGGGCTCGTCATTCGGGGCCTATGTGCTGGGGTTGGCCTTTGCCTTTGGCTGGACGCCTTGCATCGGCCCGCAACTGGGCGCGATCCTGTCGCTGGCCGCCTCCGAGGCGTCGGTGGCGCGTGGCACGGTTTTGCTGGGAGTTTATGCGGCTGGTCTGGGTATTCCGTTTTTGTTGGCCGCAATGTTCATCACACGCGCGATGGGGCTGATGAACCGGATCAAACGCCATATGAAACTGATCGAACGTATCATGGGTCTGTTGCTGGTTGTTGTCGGGCTGGCGCTGGTCACGGGGGCGTTTACATGGTTCAGCTTCTGGCTTTTGGAAACCTTTCCGGTTCTCAGCACTTTAGGGTAA
- a CDS encoding ribbon-helix-helix domain-containing protein — MSGRPVKRSLTLHGHRTSVSLEDAFWRAFRDIAAQRGQPINALAAEIDDARDPDVGLASSIRLFVFQELTGR; from the coding sequence ATGAGCGGGCGGCCCGTAAAGCGGTCGCTGACCTTGCACGGGCACCGCACATCTGTGTCATTGGAAGATGCGTTCTGGCGGGCATTTCGCGACATTGCCGCGCAACGCGGCCAGCCGATCAATGCGCTGGCTGCCGAGATTGACGATGCACGCGATCCTGATGTGGGTCTGGCCTCGTCCATCCGGCTGTTTGTATTTCAAGAATTAACGGGGCGTTAA
- a CDS encoding SspB family protein, whose translation MGRNIDYGNLMHDAMRGLIRKVLQDVADNGLPGAHHFFITFDTSHPDAELADWLSDRYPGEMTVVMQHWYDKLEVTDDGFSITLNFGDAPEPLYIPYDAIKTFVDPSVEFGLRFEVQDPAEDDDLTGQTTEQDKHEVVPSPVKHTDHTDAKKEPGKKDAEVVSLDSFRKP comes from the coding sequence ATGGGCCGCAACATTGACTATGGCAATCTGATGCATGACGCGATGCGGGGCTTGATCCGCAAAGTCTTGCAGGACGTGGCAGACAATGGTCTGCCCGGAGCGCATCATTTCTTTATCACCTTCGACACCAGCCACCCTGATGCAGAGCTGGCCGACTGGCTGTCAGACCGCTATCCGGGCGAGATGACAGTGGTGATGCAGCACTGGTATGATAAGCTGGAAGTGACAGATGACGGGTTCTCGATCACGTTGAATTTCGGGGACGCGCCAGAGCCGCTGTATATCCCCTATGACGCGATCAAAACCTTCGTTGACCCATCGGTGGAATTCGGCCTGCGCTTTGAAGTTCAGGATCCGGCAGAAGATGATGATCTGACCGGACAGACAACCGAACAGGACAAACACGAAGTTGTGCCGTCTCCGGTCAAACACACCGATCACACGGACGCCAAGAAAGAGCCGGGCAAGAAAGACGCCGAGGTGGTGTCGCTGGACAGCTTTCGCAAACCCTAA